The genomic DNA TAAGATTGCTCATGCTTGAGAAGTGTTTGCCACATTCGGGGCAGCAGTGCGGCTTCTCGCCCATGTGAATTACCATGTGCGTTTTAAGGTCCCTTTTCCGGGAGAATCGCTTGCCTCATTCACAACAGCAATAGGGCTTCTCGCCCGTGTGAACCACTGTGTGTGTTTTAAGGTCCCTCTTTCGAGAAAACCGCTTTCCACAGTCAgtgcagcaatatggcttctccccagtaTGAATAACTGTGTGCACTTTAAGGGAGAAGGTGTGTAaaaatcgtttgccacactcAGCACAGCAATGCGGCTTGTCGCCACCGGGAGTCCTTGTGTGGATTTTCAGGTCGCTCACCTGTGAGAATAGTTTGCCACACTGAGAACAGCAATGCGGCTTCTCACCAGTATGAATGCTCATGTGCACCTTAAGAGCACTGATGCGTGAGAAGCGCCGGCCACATTCAAAACAGCAGTGGGGCTTTTCTCCCGTGTGAATTCTCGTATGCCTCTTGAGGTTGCTGATACATGAGaagtgtttgccacattcagaacaacagtgAGGCTTCTCCCCCGTGTGAATTCTCCCGTGTAGCTTTAGAGAGCTGATTTTTGAAAATCTCTTGCCACAGTCCAAACAAGAATGGGGCTTCtcgccagtgtgaattcttgtatgCAGTTTGAGGTCACTCATCTGTAAGAACtgcttaccacattcagaacagcaatagggCTTCTCGCCAGTGTGAATTCTGAAATGCTTTTTAAGAATGCTTAGTCGCGAGAACTGCTTCCCACATTTACAACACCCGTGTTGTTTCTCTCTCCGATGAGTCTTCCTGTGGCTTTTCCAAGCCGATTTGTCATTGAAACGTTTGTGACACTCCTGGCAGACGTGCACAGTCATTTGATTCTCGACGGGGCCCGGCTGATTCACGTTCATTGTTTCTACAGGCACACAGCCATATAGCAAAGAGGCCCAGGCTCCATTTTGTGATGCAGATGTCAAATTCTCTATATTCTTATCTGGCTGTTTCTGTTGTGCCGATTGGCTGAGGCATTCATTCTCTTgaaaagctgaaagaaagaaaaatgcagagTTGTGTTAAATAAAGTTTCAGGGTTAGACAAGGAATAAGGAGTACAAGTGCTGTCATATGTCCAGGGTACAGTGACAATCTGGACGGTGCTATTCATATTGTCCATTTCACAGCAAGCATTGTTTGGGGTTGAAATTCTTACCGTTTTATGacttttttatcattgttttgtCTCTAATTTAGTTAGGGTTACTTTTGTTCGATTGCTTGAATCctgataattctttgcatttatatagcgcttttctcagcaaTTGCAAgctaagggcctcgctcaagggttCAACAGAGCAGAGACCCTTTAGGCATTTtaagggatttgaaccagcaaccttaataataataaataataattcattacatttatatagcgcttttctcagtactcaaagcgctatccacacagggaggaacccgggaaaagaacccacaatcttccacagtgtccttactgcaaaacagcagcactaccactgcgccaccttccAATTGTCACTGCAGATCCCTAAACTCAGAGCCACATGCTTGTGTGAGGTTCCTTGTGTTTTGCAGGTGGCTCTCCAAGAGTCACTGCCACCGGTCTGTCACTGCAAAGGACTGCCATCAGCCCTGTTGGGGGTTCCTTGCAGTTCATTTCTCTTGGTTTGGGACTTGGTGGGTCTGAATCATTTCTACTGTGCAATTACTGGATTTGTGACTTCATGGTCTAACTGTGACGTCATTTTTGGATCCTGTATTGGCACTGTGCCCGATTGGATTGCCTTGtttttcaggcaactccttttttttttttttgctttttgtgctccacagagcttgaTTTTGCTGTTCAGAATATTCTTGTGAGAAATAATTCTGTGTTGGCCCATATTACTAGTAGGGGTTTGATGGTAAAAGTCCCCCTTTGGAGGTTTTTTTGTGACTTACAGTACATACTCGGGAGCTATCAAGACTCATACCATAGCCACTATGCCAATGTGCCACTCTTCCTGGAATATTTGTTAAAACATCTTTAAGACTGTTGTTGAcggaaggcaacataaagaaaaGTCAACATCAACGGGTAGAAAGAGTTGACATAAAGGGCACAAGGTGGACAGGGGCAAGAATCAATATAAAGAGTAGAAGGTAGACATCCAAAGGAATCAACATATGGGCCACAAGGTGGGTGACGGCAAGAATCACCGTAAAGAGTAGAAGGTAGAGACTGgcaagaaatcacataagagggAGACAGATAAATGTCAACAAGAGCCAACATAACGGCTGCAAGGCGGATGGCTGCAAGAGTTGACTTAAAGTGTAGATGACCAAACATCAGCATGACTGGAGATAAAGAGTGGATGGTGAACGTCAACAAGAATTGACAAAGCTTATCGAATTCAAGTGTTGGTGGCTAAACATCAAAGCGTCAACGTGGTTTGTTGGGTAACAGTCTTAAACTTTTTTGATGTGTAGCTTCTCTACCTTTAACACTTTTCTGTAGTCTAGCCcacaatttgtttaattttctaaGATGTACTTCAGTATTTTTACGCTTTTCATGCCAGCTTCAAAGATTAAAACACGCCAGGCGGTTTGGTTGATGTCTGTTGCCAGAGTCagtgttatatttaatttttcaatactttgttgatgttATGATTTCAGTCATCATCTCGTACTCGTTTCTTTAGCTTCTTATGTTTGCGTTCTGCATCTTCACTGACGGTTTGTAGTCCATTAACCCTCCAATTCTGCAAACCCCCAAATTAGCGCAAGGTAAGGGGAGACTCTGACCCTTCAAATcattaatactgtataaaaaggtATTTCAAGGGAATGTTCATACTTGTAGGTTGCATTGGTTCAGAATCCCCGCCTAAAGAAGCAGAGCCAGCCGTAATGTTTGTCTACATATCCACAGAGCTCGGCTCAAAGTGAAATTCCCAATTCTCTTGTTCCTATTCAAAAACATCACTTACACGACTTCTGCTGCCTTTCAGATGACTCTTGTTCTCCCAATTCTCTCCTGTACCagatctcctcctcctcctcagtggTTTTGTCCTCAACCTTCGCTAAGTCAGTCTGCATGTGTAGAGAACACCCCAGGGGTGAGCAGCGCCTGCCGTCACTGGACTCTGCTTGCAGAGTGAAGCGATTCCCAACAGACAACGGCTCCCCGCAAACGCTTTCAGGTTCCCAGGTCTGCACTTCCAGGACCTGCTCAGAATCCTCCAGTTTAATGACCATCACTTCCTCCTCTTTGCAGTCTTCTAGCTTTACGCCCCTGCCATCGGGCATAAGGCTGATGGACCCCAACGCACAGTCCTCTTGTTTGATGTCGAGGAGTGTTTTCTCTGTCACGTCTCTTCGGATGAGGCCATGTTCCGTATAACAAGTGCTTGAACTAACGACACGAGATTGGTGGACTGATCGATTGTCTAACTTCTTATGTTTTCACTCGGAGGTGTGATTTTCACAGTTGCCTCACAGCCTTTGTATGGAGGCCATTAAATAGCAGATTACACGGCCGTATTGACTGGAGAGACAGCCGTTTTGTTTCCTGTGGAAGGgaacaaacaaaaaagttataTAATTAGACACAACGTGTTGACCCTCGAGAAGCTCAGTACATTAAACTCCTTTATTAAAATAGCGTTTAACTGAAACCATCCACTTATATCCATGAACTGCCCCAAAATGGCTGTTTCACAAAGCTAAACACTTTGTGaaagacaatagatagatagatagatagatagatagatagatagatagatagatagatagatagatagatagatagatagatagtcagtcAAAATCATACATGTGGGATCTATCTATGTGATGGTTTCAGAAAAGCTGCAAGAAATTCAAACTTGTGCAGTAAACAGGACATTGAGCTTTTTGGGGGCTTCTCTCCTACTGTTGGCCCACTAGACCCTCATttgttggccatttttgaaccataGAGCGTGCAGGAAATGACCCACTTATGATAAAAAGTgtctacagcaaaaaaaaaaaaatgatcagaagaacttgAGGTTGTGCAGACCACATAAACCACCCCAGGGTTTCACTCCCTAGTGGGATACCAGGGGGGTCAAAGTTGCCCCACACTGCTATGAACAATCAAATGGCTTATGACCTGAAGGACATTTCCTGCAGGTTTGATAAACCCAATTTCACACTCCACACCAGCTCCATCAACCCCCATGTATACAATTAATCCAACCAAACCTCCTACCAGTCAACTTGCACTAGATATCAGGGCATGTGCTGACTGTTCAAGAGCCAAAACACCAAggaagcagcaggtccagatggcgTCCCACCCTCCCGCTTAGGAATCAGTGCTGATCAAGTGACCCCGGTCTTCACATGGATTTTCAACAAGTCTTTAGCGGTGTGCGAGATTCCCttagacatcaaacaagccaaaatctttaaataataaaaataaaattaaatcccCACACACTATTGGTCTGTTGCTTGATTTGCTACCTGTGGTCATGGAAATTGTTGAGAGGCTGAGGTAAACTCACTTGAAGGACGTCACATTTCACCTGTGGTGAAACCCTAGGGTTTAGGTAAGTGTGATTTACCGTCAACAGACCGGGTTGGGTACCATCTAACAACactttctctcattctctcttcTCCTTCTGCAGGAAGGAAGATTTCTGACGATACTTCTGGGGTCggaccacctggacctgcctcttccttccAGACTTCGTCATAAAAGGGGTTTATTATGGTAAATCCATCAGCAAAGTAGAACTTGACCATCAACAACTTCCACCGTTGCCCACCATGCGTCATACAGCTGGAGCTTGACCCGTTTGGGTGAACACTCTTGGGACACTTCCAACTTGGAATCTCAGGATATCATTAATTCTAACGCACACTACATTTGAACTGAATGTCCATCCCAGGACGGGCCGAGCGTAGACACGAGTGGATTGCCGCTCCCCACCAGAACTCGGCTGACGGTCCCTGTCCCTGTCCCCTTGGTCACGCCCCCTTCAGGTAGCAGCATCATAGACCCCTTAGGCAAAATAGAGAACCGGAACCCCTGTTTTGATggcataacagaaacatatgtagGCATCAGAAACCCCCTGCCACTGCTCATCCGTTAACGACGGCcgtgccccccccacccccatcgtCACTAGTCGGTGCATATGGATATAGCATTCTGTATAATCTAAAGATGCCATTTTGTAATTTTGCGGTATTTCTGCAATCTGTTTCAGATGTCAGTCACAGCCGATGTCTCATAAGTTTGCGCTGCGTTTTTGAGCGTTCATGACGGAGTTTGACACGAACAAAGGCaggcgtgcgtgcgtgcgtgcgtcacatgaaatattgttttcagtgcctgttttgtgttgtattgttttaaagcgtTTTTccaaaagtattgttttttttttttttttttttgttcgttgtTCAGAGAATGCTCTGCAACGTGAAGCCTGTTTAGCAATCACGTAATACAAGTCAATTAGGAGCATCGTCTTAGGTATAATAAGAATAAATCTCGGATACGGAGACTGGCGGTTAAAGGGAGGCAAATCTCGTCAATAACGGCGGCCCTACCGCTCCCAGCATTCCCGCCCCCGCGCTTTCCTTGTCTTCCCGTCTCTGTTCGGAAGATTCCCGGCGGCACCCCGCTTCCATCCCATCCGGGCGATTCTGCCGTTACTCACCGACGCTCCTGCTCTTTCCATCTCTCTTTCTTCTATACTTGTGCTCGCCGTTACTCTAAAAATGCAAACACGCGCCACTTGTACGGAATCAGAATTAAAAGAAAGTCAAACAGTACGCGTCATCAAAGCGCGACTCGAAGGACAGCGGAGTCCAGATTTGACTGACACTTTACAGACCAATCACAGCGCACTCTTACAAAGTCAGGACTGTTATTGGTTAGCCCGGGGGTTCTCAAGCTCGTGGCTGCAGATTCATAATCGGTGACAACTGGTaacgctgatctcatttaattagctgctatttgtttttctcttttcttattctacattcCGGAAAGCACAGCAGCGTGATCATCACATTTATATGACATTTAgatctatttatatttttgctacTGAATTAAATCCTTAACTCTCTTTTCATgatattttgccctttttctgtgcagttttctcctttcatttaatgacaattaaaatcgagcagagcagacacccaggcaaacaccactgaatcatgaaaggctgcaactacctTAGCGTCAGATCCACTAATCTTAaaacataattcgcctgcctcctcactcacgtccgtccgaagccgaatgcgcagtcgccttctgcgcagctgcctgaaaaaccttacgagaccgacatcgcggcaggcggcggatttacggctgcaaaaattcaaagagaaagtcgAGTTCGATTAAATCTTTataggcctgaaaggcgatttcgactacagctcgaggcctaattacgcattcattcaatgcacctatatcaggtttgtggtgcttatacttattactattccatattgtactggaacattcatcattcaatattatactataggcctggaaaattcatcaactaacagtacaagcctgtacagtaatgagtaaagcggacatACAATCataacaacttcttcgttacttatcatttgttcttcatacactgctgacacaaactcgtgcccgtttcatcttacgttgtcaaaacgggctctttgtctagttagtaaataatccatccatccattctccaatccgctatatcctaactacagggtcacaaggcgcaagtcaggaaacaaaccccgggtaggggtTTAATAATGGATTAGTTACttaattactatctatctatctatctatctatctatctatctatctatctatctatctatctatctatctaaacccctttgtgtaatttgtaatgaAGTCCTGGCCAACAGCAGTTTAAAACCATCACTGCTTCGTAGACACATTGAAACAAAACATCCAAAGTACAAGGATAAACCTGTAGTATATCGTAATGACTACACAGGGGGTTCGccaatttattccattttttttgaaGGGGTTCACAAGGAGAAAAAGGTTGAGAATAGCTGCCTTACAGGAAAGCTAGCGCAACAATTATTGATTAGGCTGTCCAGTTGTCATATATGGGTTCTCCTAATTAAAGTTTAATTGTTAAGAATTGATTAACTGAAAGGCCCAGGATTAGGCTGTGAGAATGAAAGGAGGGGTAGTCAGGTGATGCTCACCGTCAGGTGGCAAATCTGTCCTGCCAACCAAAGTAGTTGTTGTGACAAGATGAAGATTGTTATGAGAAAGTCttcaacaccaggggcctcatgtataaggctgtgcgtagaactcacactataacatggcgtaagcacaaaagcgggaatgtgcgtacgcagagaaaaatccagatgcaggaatttgtatgtATGCAAACTTttacgttcttccactacataaatcccgatcagcgtgaaaagtaacacacgtgcacgcgccttctgtcccgcaccaactcctcccagaattacgcctctttgaatatgcaaatcaatataaatagccttctgtgaaaagacaatgggaaaagcacaggggaaaatataagaatttcagcgaataccaagtggaggcaaaggaaaaacgtactatttgttggtttaaacagtggtataatcaacaaaaggaagttgatcgagtgacagagtgtcggaaaaactcgaaagatcaaattcacaaagtcgcacagtgcccgaaataaaaaagaaatcacatatcaaagtcggcgtgaaaaggtgagtcgtagcccaccgtctgagtgtcatatgaaagcttattagggtacaaacaaaaaacataggcacacagtggggaaaaagcacgaaatgtcaactttaatctcgaaatttccactttaatcacgtagtttattttgccattaaagtagaacatcataaacttcatcttaaaatcgtttaatttattagtttctgaaatcccattgtaactaaagtaggatgttaaatgctttgttctgtatttgatcttctatgtgctctgtgtgtgaatcactacctgctttttaaacgggctttctctttctccgacaggacacagaatccattacctttgtgatattacagctctctgaataattaaaatactcagATGTATAAGTGAtatatttttcatgatgaaaggaatgaaagcatgttattaaacatgggaacacggtggcgcagtgattgttcatgtctcgcgcaagaggcttgctgcgccatgtgcgaccttcaattaaataatttatcacagcagtactgtctctttcaaacgtactaacctccaattgctgtccttacttttctttctccaaatacccaaacgccacacaatcagctctctaATGGACGTGaagacatctgtaagcttagaacgccgattcttcaaaacttttaaggaacattgaaatatctttctagtacatgtttaattattctatctgtctatctttccagtgtcacatcagcaccagcaagaatacagcgcaatgcaggaacaaaaactgaactagctagcgctgcggcaccgtgtcctcacatgtttaattattaacaatacagattatttaaatgaagttaaagttttatctttataatataatcaacatattttgctgcatttcatgttaaaaatgatactgtcatcatatgtaaatatgcgctttataaactggtgcaggttgtgcaatattataactgtagtgtaagtttacagtgaggtgattgtacttataagtccaaatatttctacaaggagcacttgatggactgattgagtgcgtttagagttcttgggatgaaactgtttctaaaccgcgaagtccatactgggaagtctctaaaaagttttgctgtggctcaggcagcgtctgcttcatgctgtataccgataattctctttccgatcagctgctgctgtgattccccactcagatacagtgatataaatactatgagtggtgcagtgagagtaatatggaaaaagaggatctgctgtggcaacccttaacgggagcagctgaaagaagaagatgcagtgagagttacaacgctaaagcagttctggtatttggaacaCTATGGCTactccctggaccattatattgctgcaggttaattacgatcagatgcattacactaataaacaatatgcagttagtttcagtgtatttataaagccgcgtcaggaatgtgagtctaagaaagaaaaggtgaccacacaggaacagtagcactgctttgacgctgggtgccgccagtctgcaaaaccgagcggagaaattgcgtacgccaaggtatgaggtaccgtggaaatgtgcgtggctttacgccaagtttatgaTTTATATATCgggatttgagcgtggaaacaggagtacacaacatttctgtgcatacgcaccgtttatacatgaggccccaggtgattgttATGAGACAAGGTGCTGAGTGAGGTCATCATCATGAGAAACCCTGTACGGTAGATGATGAGAAACTGATTTGAGGTTGGGGGCATTTTGTGATAAGAACTGTAAGATATTCTGGGCTCACCGTACACTCgggggctcacttcatgaactgagacaggctttgTTTGCATTACAATTGTTTTCTTCTCTGTGCAATAAAGTCTTACATTCCGACTGCCTTTCCGAAGACTTGGGTCATTTTCTcctgaagatttctccacaacactACAACACCGAAGGCTGAaagatttcaaaatatctttgcaaataaaaacaaaagtcagaAAGTGGAACGTGATGTCATTTGAAAGTCGAAACACCTTCTTCGTTTAGCAGACCCTAGTCTGTCTGTCAGATTGCACACCATTGAATCCGGATGTTCAAGAAAGCCACCTTTGAGGGGGtgtgaaaacagagaaaaacttTGCAACCGGGTGTCAGGATATGCAACCTGGCATTCAAATGGCAAAGTACTGTCCGCTAATTATAGCAAAGAGGAATTGATTTGATGCATTTCTTTCTATAATTACTTTATTGTTGGGTCCCGCTGGCCAGTCTGAAGCCACGGGGGCTGAGTTTAAGGGTTAATTAAGGTGGTATGGAAAAATCTGAATAAGTAGCTAACTTGAGCATTATGCGGTGTTGCTGACCTCCTTAAGTGTGGAGCGCTGCAGTTGGTCACGTCGTCCTTCACCGCCGGGGTTTCCCACCCAATCTGCGACTCCTGCGGCAGACGTGGGATCATCTTGAGTAATGCATTTTGCTTGAAAGAAGTCAGGAAACTTGCATCGGGTCTGTCGTCTTCTTTTCATTGTGTGACGGTGCGTTACTGCCACCTACTGAACTGGAGATTGAAGAATGGTCAAGATGGAGAGCCCATCACCTTCTAACGCACAACCCACATAATTAACTTACCACCCATCCATTCTAAACGAAAATACCTTAAACTTCAACAATGTTTTATGAGTCCTTTGGGATCCTTCACATAGTCCCTTTCATAAGCTTTACATTCCAATAACATGCGTAAAGCGATCTCTGGACATTGTCACCATCTGCATTTCCCACAAGAACACTTGTCCACTTTACATAACGTTGCATTCAGACCAGTATGTCCAGTTCTGATTCGGGTTATTATGGCGTCCTCTCTTGAAAGAGCTTTAAAAGTTATCTGGATCCcaaagatgtggacaaatttgttggtacccagtgttgatcattttaatttatgTGGTCATGGCTGTTCCCCCTATGTGaggttcatcatcatcatcatataattattattgttgctgaattgtccaaagacatggagagaTTTGTTAGGAACCCCCTCAACGAAATAAAGAAGAACCGATCATTGTCTccgaaataacttgaaactgacaaaagccaTTGTCCCCCTTCATTGATCATTCCATATTCAACCAACATCAGACTTTGCTTTCGGGTTTGGATTTAACAGAATGTTTCaaacaataacacaaatgaaaatgatgtgGACCCTTAACCTCATATTTTGCTGCTCAGCCTTTACAGTTTGCAGTCACTGCAGGTAAGCGATTCCCACTGCTCTCCAAGAGGCTTTTGCACCTGTCCATTGGTTGTGTGGCCAACTCGtgctgagcaaactgctccagcggTGTCAGGCTTGaatggtcttctccagactgcatgtttcagatGTTTCCATTGATGCTTGATTGGATTAAAATCAGGGCTTGTGGAAGGCCCACTTGAGAATCGTCAAATGTTTTGCTctcagccattcttgggtgctttttgcTGTGTGTTTAGGCTCTTTGTCCTGTTGAAGtgtccatgacctgtgactgagacagacTTTTCTGACACTGGGGCAGGACGTTTCCcttcagaatgtcttgatagtcttcaGATTCCATTattccctgcacagactcgagGCATCCCGTGCGAAAATGCAGCAAAGCCGCACCACAGTTATaagtgagcctcctccatgtttcacagtaggtctggtggtcttttctttgaaagcatcACTTTCCCATTTGTAGATGTGGAGCTGAGGTCACTTGCCAGAAGGCCAATTTGGGAAGGGCACGAGTCGGTTTGAAGATTGACTGCACATGTTGGTGgatgtctcctctgctcaccATTTAAGGGTCTCTGTAGCAAGAGGAGAcgtccacctggaagtgcagctcaTGTCCCCTCCGCCATCCTTTGGCCTCCAGCAGGGGACCTAACAAGCCGTGCTGCCTAATCCCACCACTGTCATATACAAATCAGACTtgaatttattgattgattgattgattttaacctccaaaaGAACAGTTTTTCTTGTATTATGTATTGACTTTATTGATTTATGGAGGAAGCGCTGCGTGTTTGTTGGGAACACTTTGTGtgaaataaaagcactaagcacGTTTACATCATCCCTTAGTGCATCacgtgtcctcattgcccagtccgTCTCAGTTTCATGGCTGTCGATGTCCCGGGTTCAAGGGAGTACGTCAGCGATGGGCATCACCGCTGGACAAGAATTTAGTGcagtaaatacaaaaataccaaactcggtCAAACAAACTAAAGACCACCTCATACTATATGAAGCAAgaagtgaaaaaaggaaataataatcctctttaataaaacccctgtgtgcgtccagtgtccatgtgtgtgtcttctggtgaagtgcgcatgcgtggggcacggtgtgacgcttcaaaggccgcctgacgcgtcacacaagacagagagggcggggcctataaaatatcacgcggccgatccaatcggatttcgataaatgaggtaagacctaagacagaaaacatgaaaaatccaatcgggtactgagacgcggagaccagcttgttgtgcaagtgttcactctgaggatgtcagatttgcgattaagaagcttggcccggtaaagtgtaaagtaaaagaagatttattttcatgcacattacatcagttgctagggagaatctgctgattgcccactgctgtgacagaaaattaaacgcatattacggacagcaaagccagtattactgtcagaggaaaattacaggcattttaccgaaaaaatgtaatgaggtaaaaggtcccttgccatttaatacagactattgttactaatgtttatggactactgttctagcacccattattgtaacgggcttaatgtctagtagaggtgggcggtatgaccaaaattctatatcacggtatttttctaaattctgccggtttcacggtattagacggtatttttttccccatgcatgagtggatgttaaccacattttccactgcaattactgcagtagactggctaagaataacttattagactgttatgggaattgtacatcgtacaaaaagacattttaatgtgcacacaagtattaatccaggtttgcatggccgtATAAAGTgttagttttcaagggggtggcactaaagcactttgagctactttttgtatgaaaatgtgctatataaataaatgttgttgttgttgttgttgtaaagagaaggaatcacattgcatgacagatgcagtcaaaataaagaacctttaattgaacaaattttgcaaaagcttaaactctgattttgacaacatattttcaaccatccaaagaggcatttagacttaggaaaatatccagaggtgtttgtcaaaagttggattgcactgaacatgtcttagaaaaggaataaatagtaaatatgttttgtaaaccaactacactttctgttaatgttaacaatctctgtccactgacacgtttaagtgactttttaaacaattttaccatcattaaactgcataatatttaaactaataaataacaacaataaaatacataatagtattactgatagctgcaccattacttcaaggcttcaagcccaggtgcattacacagtattcaccaaattaaaataaaataaaacaagtgcaacttggtgatgacatc from Erpetoichthys calabaricus chromosome 5, fErpCal1.3, whole genome shotgun sequence includes the following:
- the LOC114641570 gene encoding zinc finger protein 664-like, which codes for MPDGRGVKLEDCKEEEVMVIKLEDSEQVLEVQTWEPESVCGEPLSVGNRFTLQAESSDGRRCSPLGCSLHMQTDLAKVEDKTTEEEEEIWYRRELGEQESSERQQKSSFQENECLSQSAQQKQPDKNIENLTSASQNGAWASLLYGCVPVETMNVNQPGPVENQMTVHVCQECHKRFNDKSAWKSHRKTHRREKQHGCCKCGKQFSRLSILKKHFRIHTGEKPYCCSECGKQFLQMSDLKLHTRIHTGEKPHSCLDCGKRFSKISSLKLHGRIHTGEKPHCCSECGKHFSCISNLKRHTRIHTGEKPHCCFECGRRFSRISALKVHMSIHTGEKPHCCSQCGKLFSQVSDLKIHTRTPGGDKPHCCAECGKRFLHTFSLKVHTVIHTGEKPYCCTDCGKRFSRKRDLKTHTVVHTGEKPYCCCE